One Candidatus Hydrogenedentota bacterium genomic window, GATGACCCAGCGCCAGGTGAACGACTGCTTTGTTGCAGTCGAGCGGCACAAAATGGAAATGGCCCTCCGCACGGAGGGCTGTGAATATGTCCACAATTTCGGGCTGGCCCAGCACCATCACGGCGCGCCCGCGGACGCGCCCAAACCGGGCGGGCCGCCGGACTACACGCCCTTCCCCGGCGGCGACCCGGACTTCCCCATGCCCGACGCCGCTTTTGACCGTGTGGAAATCGGTGACCGCGCCTATGCGGGGGACGGGGTGCATCCCAGCGCGGACACGCACAAGCGCATGCTGCGCAACGCGATAGACCAGTGTTATGCCAAGTGGTACGGGGCCGAATCCGGGGGGAAATGACCGGCGGGCGGGGCATTTCACGGCGGCCGGCGCGGTCTTTGTATCGCCCCCCGTTTTTTGCTATAATGGCAGAGCCTGAAAAGGACCGTTTAAGTCCTTTTAACTCCATGATTTAGAATTTTACGGCGGCGTTGCCGCCGTTTTCGCGCGCCCGCGCGCGTTTCTGAAAGGACGCACCGTGTTTGGAATTTTCCGCCACCTCCCCGGCCTTTTTTCCCATGACATGGCCATTGATCTGGGCACCGCGAACACGCTGGTGTATGTGAAGGGCCAGGGCATCGTGCTGAGCGAGCCCTCTGTGGTGGCCATCAACAAGGACACGGGGCTCCCCCGCGCGGTGGGCAACGAGGCCAAGAACATGATTGGCCGCACGCCGGGGAACATCGTGGCCATCCGCCCGATGAAGGACGGCGTCATCGCCGACTTCGAGGTGACGGAGATGATGCTGCGCTATTTCATCCAGAAGGTCCACAACCGCAAGCGCCTGGCGTGGCCGCGCGTGGCGGTGAGCGTGCCCTCGGGCATCACGGCGGTGGAGCGGCGGGCCGTGGTGGAGAGCGCCATCCAGGCCGGCGCGAAAAAGGTGTACATCATCGAGGAGCCCATGGCGGCCGCCATCGGCGCGGGCCTCCCGGTGCAGGAGCCGCAGGGCTGCATGATCGTGGACATCGGCGGCGGGACCACGGAGGTGGCGGTGATTTCCCTGGGCGGCATCGTGTTCCCGAAATCCGTGCGCGTGGCCGGTGACGAGATGGACCAGGCCATCATCCAGCACCTGAAGCGGACCTACAACATGATGGTGGGCGAGCGCACGGCGGAGGACATCAAGATAACCATCGGCTCGGCCTTCCCCCTGAAGGAGGAGCTGGAAATGCAGGTGAAGGGCCGGGACCAGGTCATGGGCCTGCCCAAGGTCATCACCATCACCTCGGAGGAAATCCGGGAGGCCCTGCGCGAGCCCGTCAGCGCGATTGTGGACGCGGTCCGCGTGACCCTCGAGCGCACGCCCCCCGAGCTCTCCGCCGACATCGTGGACCGGGGCGTGGTGCTCGCCGGCGGCGGCGCGCTGCTGCGCGGCCTGGACGAGCTCATCCACAAGGAGACGGGCCTCCACGTGACCGTGGCGGAGGACCCCCTGGGCGCCGTGGTGCTCGGGGGCGGCAAGTTCCTCGAGGAGTTGAAGCATTTCAAGCCGGAAGAGATTTGACGCGCCTGACGCGCCCCGCACGGCCCGCGCGCTGCGGGGGCGTGGAGACTGCCTGAAGTGTTGAATTTGGGGCGCATACTGAGCGAGCACCGGCCGGTGGCGCTGCTGGCCGTGCTGGTGCTGGGCTCGCTGGTGTCACTGGTGCGCGGCACCGAATCCTCCCTCGTGCGCGGGGGGGTGGTCCGCGTTGTCGCCGCGACGGCCTGGCCCTTCCTTGAGGCGCGGCGCGCCGTCTCCGGCGCGGCGGGCGACGCCTACCGTTTTGTCAGCGACTATCAGGGCGCGCTGGACGAGGCGAAGGCCCTCGGCCAGGAGGTGGCCAAACTGAAAACCGACACGGCCCGCCTGGCCATGCTCCAGGCGGAGAACGGCCGGCTTCGGAACATGCTCGGTTTTGTCCGGGAGAACCCCCGCCTCACGCTCGAACCCGTCACGGTGCTGGAAAGTTACAAGGGGATGCTCCGCATAGACCGGGGCGGTGTCCACGGGATACGCCCCTCGATGTGCGTGGTGAGCACGCAGGGCGTGGTCGGCGTGGTGACCGAGGTTGCGGACTTCACCTCGACGGTGGCCACGCTCCACCACATGGACTGCCGGGTCGGCGCGATGGTCCTGCGCAACCGTCTGCGCGCCTACGACGGCGTGGTCCAGGCGAGCGGCAACGATCTGAGCCGCATCTGCACCATGGAGTACATAGACATGAAGGAGGAGGTCCGCGTCGGCGACATTATCGTCACCAGCCCGGAGAGCCTTTTCCCGGCGGGGCTGATGATCGGGCGGATCAGCGCCGTGCATGACGGCGGCTCCCTGTGGAAGAGCGCCGAGGTTGTGCCCGCGGTGGACCCCTACACCCTGGACGAGGTGTTTCTCATCCGCCGCACGGTGGAGGACCCGTCCTGGCTTTCCGGCCCGAAGGAGGATTTTCTGGGCATGACCGCCCGCACCCGCGCCGCCGCCGGCGAGGCCGTGTCCGCGGGAACGCCGGCGCCCGACCTCCGCACGCTGCAGGAGCGGTTCGCGCCATGAGGTGGCGGGGCAACCGGCTGGCGGTGAATCTCTGGTGGCTGGCGGGGGTCGTGTTTCTCGCCCTTGTCCAGACCAACTGGCCCGACGCGCTGAAGTTCCAGGAGGTGCTGCCCGATCTTGTGCTTGTGATGGTGGTCTATTTCGCCATCGCCGAGGGCGAGGAGCGGGCGATGCTCACGGGGCTGGTCGGCGGGCTCTACCAGGATGTCGCAGTGAACACCGTCATGGGGCACCACGTCCTGTGCCACGTCCTGGTCGGCTTTGCGGCGGGCCGCCTCGCCACACGCCTTGTGACCGGGCACGCCGCGGTGAAGGCGGGCCTGGTCCTCAGCGCGGCCCTGTCCCAGGGCGTGCTGTTCACGCTCATCCAGTATGTGCAGCAGCCCCAGCGCGGCATGCTGTACCCCCTGGTGACCGCCGTGGTCCCCTCGGCCTTCTACACCGCCCTTGTCGCGCCGCTGGTCTTCGTCCTGCTGGACCTGCTCATGGGCCGCCGCGAGACGCCCGGCGGGGTCATGGTGTAGGCCATGGCGGGCAAAAACGATCCCCAGCGGTACGAGGGTGTCGAGGCGCGGGTGCAGTTCTTCGGCGTGCTCCTGATGGCCGCGCTCGCAGTGCTCTGCGTGCAGTTCTGGCGGCTCCAGGTGCTGAATCTCAGCGAGTTTGCCCGCATGGCCGAGGACAACCGCGTGTGGCAGAAGCGCCTCGCCTCGGACCGGGGCGTCATCTACGCCCGGAACGGCGAGGTGCTGGCGGACAACCGTGCCTGCGCCGACGCCGTCTTCGTGCCGGGCGAGTGCCCGCCGGGGCGCCACGCCGAGGTTGCGGAGAAGATCGAGGCGCTGCTCGGGGTGCCCGCCGACTGGCTGACGGCCCGGATAGCGGAGCTGCGCCGCGCGCCCTTCACCCAGGTCATCATCAAGCGGGACCTCACCAAGGCGGACCGGGTCCGGGTGGAGGAGCACCAGCACGAGCTGCCGGGGCTGGCCACGGTGGTCCACCCGCAGCGCCGCTATCTTTACGGGGAGACGGCGGGCCAGCTTCTTGGCTATCTCGGTGAGATCAACCAGGGCGAGCTGGACGCCTGGAAGACGGACGGCTATTATCTGGGCGACCTTGTGGGCAAGGACGGCCTGGAGCGGTATTATGAAAAGCGGCTGCACGGGCAGGACGGGTACATGCTCGTGACGAAGTATGCCTCGGGCCAGCCGCAACTGCGCACGGACAAGACCGGACAGCCCTACATCGCGAAGCGCGACACCCGGGGCCACCTGCTTGAGGTGGAGGCGCCGCCGGTGGCGCCCAAGGCCGGCGGCGCGCTCCACCTCACCCTTGACCTCGGCCTGCAGCGGAAATGCGAGGCTTTGCTGAAGGGCGAGGTGGGCTCCATTGTCGTCCTCGACGCGGACACGGGGGCGGTGCTGTCCATGGCCAGCAGTCCGGGCTACGACCCGGGCGTGTTTGTGAACCGCGGGCACAACGCGGAGCGCATGGAGCTGCTGGCGGGCGCCAAGCCCAACCGGATGACCCACCGGGCCTTCCGCGAGATATACCCGCCCGGCTCGGTCTTCAAGGTGATGCTGGCCGCCGCCGCCCTGGAGGAGGGCGTCATCAAAACCAGCCCGAAGACCACGCATTTTTGTCCGGGGCACTTCACCCTGGAGAGCGGCGGGCGCCGCTGGCGCTGCTGGAAACGGTCCGGGCACGGCACCGTGGAGGTGGTGGACGCGCTGGCCTATTCGTGCGACGTGTTCTTCTACAATGTGGGGCTGAAACTCGGCGTGGACAAAATCGCCAAGTGGTCCCACGCGATGGGACTCGGGGAGCGGACCGGCATAGACCTTCCGGGCGAGATACCCGGCCTCATCCCGGACAAGGAGTGGAAGGCCCAGGTTTTCGCCGACAAGCCGGTGTGGGACCAGAAATGGTACCCCGGCGACACGGTGAACCTGAGCATCGGCCAGGGCAGCGCGGGCACCACCCCCCTGCAGAACGCCGTGATGATGGCCTGCATCGTGAACGGCGGTTACCGGGTGCGCCCCTATCTCGCGGAGGAAACGGGGCCCCTGAAATCCGAAAAACTGCTCAGCGACGCCACCATCGAAACGGTCATCGCCGGGATGCTCAAGTGCGTCGAGGACGGCCCGCCGGCCCCCACGGGCACGGGGAACCTCGCGCGCATACCCGGCATGACCATCATCGGCAAGACGGGGTCCGCGCAGGTCATGTCCCTGGCCCACCACGATCAGTACAAGAACGAGGAGGACATTCCCTACCACATGCGCGATCATGCCTGGTTTGTCGCGGGGGTGCTTGACCGCGAGCCGCGCGTCGCTTTATGCATCCTGGTGGAGCACGGGCACCACGGCAGTTCCGCCGCCGCGCCCTACGCCAGGGAGGTCATCGGGTATTTTTACGGGCCGCGCGACGGGGAACCCGCGCCGGAGCCCGGACCGGGGGGGGAATAGCCATGCCCTACAGCCGCATGGTGCAGTATCAGGACGTGAGCGTCCGGGTCTTTGACTGGCGCAACCTCAAGCGCGTGGACTGGCTCCTCACGCTGGCGGTGCTGGCCCTCGCGGCAACGGGCTGGGTGCTCCTCTACAGCGCGAGCCGCAGCAGCGACATCCTCTATTTCAACCGTCAGATCATGTATTTTGGCATCGGGACGGCAATAGCCCTGGTCCTGGCCTGCACGGACTACCGGTTTCTGGTGGCGCTGGCGCCGCTCATGTATGTTGCCGGCGTTTTGCTGCTCCTGGCCGTGCTCTTTTTCGGCACCGTGGCCAAGGGCAGCGAGCGCTGGCTGGTGCTCGGGCCCCTGCGCCTCCAGCCCTCCGAGACCTTCAAGCTCATCATGGTCTTCTCCCTCACCTGGTATCTGGCGAAACTCGGCCCGCGCATCCGGAAACTCCACTGGTTCCTGCTGGCCTTCGCGCTGACCGGCGTGCCCATGGCGCTGATACTGAAGCAGCCGAACCTGGGCACCGCCGCGTGCCTCGCCCCCCTGGTGCTGGTGATGCTCTTTGTCGCCGGATGCAGAAAGAGCCACCTTGTGGTGGTGGTCCTGATGGGCCTTTCGGTGTTTCCCGCGCTGTGGTGGCAGATGCGCGACTTTGACCCGGACACTCCCCGCGAGCCGGGGAGCGCGTTTGAGCTGAAACATTACCAGAAGATGCGCGTCTACGCCTTCCTGCATCCGGAGTACGACCCGCGCGGGAGCGGGTGGCACACCCTCCAGAGCAAGATCACCGTGGGCAGCGGCGGCCTTTCGGGCAAGGGTTACATGGAGGGCACGCAGACCCGGCTCAATTACCTCCCCGAGCACCACACCGACTTCATCTACTCCCTTCTTGCGGAGGAGTTCGGGTTCGTCGGCTCGGTCGCCGTCATCGCCCTGTTTCTCCTGTTTCTGCTGCGGGGGCTTCTCTTCGCGCGGGACTGCCCCGACATGACCGGAACGCTGCTGGCCGCGGGCATTGTGACCGTCCTGGCCTTCCACATATTTGTTAACATAGCCATCACCATAGGACTGATGCCCGTGACGGGCATACCCCTGCCCTTCCTCAGCTACGGGGGGTCTTTTTACATGACCACCATGGCCGGGGTG contains:
- the mrdA gene encoding penicillin-binding protein 2, whose translation is MAGKNDPQRYEGVEARVQFFGVLLMAALAVLCVQFWRLQVLNLSEFARMAEDNRVWQKRLASDRGVIYARNGEVLADNRACADAVFVPGECPPGRHAEVAEKIEALLGVPADWLTARIAELRRAPFTQVIIKRDLTKADRVRVEEHQHELPGLATVVHPQRRYLYGETAGQLLGYLGEINQGELDAWKTDGYYLGDLVGKDGLERYYEKRLHGQDGYMLVTKYASGQPQLRTDKTGQPYIAKRDTRGHLLEVEAPPVAPKAGGALHLTLDLGLQRKCEALLKGEVGSIVVLDADTGAVLSMASSPGYDPGVFVNRGHNAERMELLAGAKPNRMTHRAFREIYPPGSVFKVMLAAAALEEGVIKTSPKTTHFCPGHFTLESGGRRWRCWKRSGHGTVEVVDALAYSCDVFFYNVGLKLGVDKIAKWSHAMGLGERTGIDLPGEIPGLIPDKEWKAQVFADKPVWDQKWYPGDTVNLSIGQGSAGTTPLQNAVMMACIVNGGYRVRPYLAEETGPLKSEKLLSDATIETVIAGMLKCVEDGPPAPTGTGNLARIPGMTIIGKTGSAQVMSLAHHDQYKNEEDIPYHMRDHAWFVAGVLDREPRVALCILVEHGHHGSSAAAPYAREVIGYFYGPRDGEPAPEPGPGGE
- a CDS encoding rod shape-determining protein MreC translates to MLNLGRILSEHRPVALLAVLVLGSLVSLVRGTESSLVRGGVVRVVAATAWPFLEARRAVSGAAGDAYRFVSDYQGALDEAKALGQEVAKLKTDTARLAMLQAENGRLRNMLGFVRENPRLTLEPVTVLESYKGMLRIDRGGVHGIRPSMCVVSTQGVVGVVTEVADFTSTVATLHHMDCRVGAMVLRNRLRAYDGVVQASGNDLSRICTMEYIDMKEEVRVGDIIVTSPESLFPAGLMIGRISAVHDGGSLWKSAEVVPAVDPYTLDEVFLIRRTVEDPSWLSGPKEDFLGMTARTRAAAGEAVSAGTPAPDLRTLQERFAP
- the rodA gene encoding rod shape-determining protein RodA, with product MPYSRMVQYQDVSVRVFDWRNLKRVDWLLTLAVLALAATGWVLLYSASRSSDILYFNRQIMYFGIGTAIALVLACTDYRFLVALAPLMYVAGVLLLLAVLFFGTVAKGSERWLVLGPLRLQPSETFKLIMVFSLTWYLAKLGPRIRKLHWFLLAFALTGVPMALILKQPNLGTAACLAPLVLVMLFVAGCRKSHLVVVVLMGLSVFPALWWQMRDFDPDTPREPGSAFELKHYQKMRVYAFLHPEYDPRGSGWHTLQSKITVGSGGLSGKGYMEGTQTRLNYLPEHHTDFIYSLLAEEFGFVGSVAVIALFLLFLLRGLLFARDCPDMTGTLLAAGIVTVLAFHIFVNIAITIGLMPVTGIPLPFLSYGGSFYMTTMAGVGILLNVPARGRGVAIG
- the mreD gene encoding rod shape-determining protein MreD, giving the protein MRWRGNRLAVNLWWLAGVVFLALVQTNWPDALKFQEVLPDLVLVMVVYFAIAEGEERAMLTGLVGGLYQDVAVNTVMGHHVLCHVLVGFAAGRLATRLVTGHAAVKAGLVLSAALSQGVLFTLIQYVQQPQRGMLYPLVTAVVPSAFYTALVAPLVFVLLDLLMGRRETPGGVMV
- a CDS encoding rod shape-determining protein — its product is MAIDLGTANTLVYVKGQGIVLSEPSVVAINKDTGLPRAVGNEAKNMIGRTPGNIVAIRPMKDGVIADFEVTEMMLRYFIQKVHNRKRLAWPRVAVSVPSGITAVERRAVVESAIQAGAKKVYIIEEPMAAAIGAGLPVQEPQGCMIVDIGGGTTEVAVISLGGIVFPKSVRVAGDEMDQAIIQHLKRTYNMMVGERTAEDIKITIGSAFPLKEELEMQVKGRDQVMGLPKVITITSEEIREALREPVSAIVDAVRVTLERTPPELSADIVDRGVVLAGGGALLRGLDELIHKETGLHVTVAEDPLGAVVLGGGKFLEELKHFKPEEI